One part of the Ornithorhynchus anatinus isolate Pmale09 chromosome 21, mOrnAna1.pri.v4, whole genome shotgun sequence genome encodes these proteins:
- the NSFL1C gene encoding NSFL1 cofactor p47, with the protein MAERQEALREFVAVTGAEEDRARFFLESAGGDLQIALASFYEDGGDEDIVPLPQPLGGTGPREPPHSEHRGVTSFRDLVHAQEDEEEEEEGQRFYAGGSERSGQQIVGPPRKRSPNELVEDLFRGAKEHGAVAVDRPAKGAGETNRPKPFAGGGYRLGAGPQEESAYVAGERRQQQQAGQDVHVVLKLWKGGFSLDQGQLRAYQDPANAHFLESIRRGEVPAELRRLARGGQVNLDMEDHRDEDFVKPKGSFRAFTGQGQKLGSTAPQVLSSEPAGWGAAPPPRREPETPAPSGPAGPPPPSAPAGPDVDESQPTTNVQVRLADGRRLVHRFNHSHRIRDVRLFIVAACPAMASAGFVLTTTFPNKELTDESQTLKEADLLNAVIVQRLV; encoded by the exons ATGGCGGAGCGGCAGGAGGCGCTGAGGGAGTTCGTGGCGGTGACCGGGGCGGAGGAGGATCGCGCCCGCTTCTTCCTCGAGTCGGCGGGCGGGGACCtgcag ATCGCCCTGGCCAGCTTCTATGAGGACGGAGGGGACGAAGACATcgtgcccctcccccagcccctgggcgGCACCGGGCCCCGTGAGCCCCCCCACAg CGAACACAGGGGGGTGACGTCGTTCAGAGACCTCGTGCACGCccaagaagatgaggaggaggaagaggaaggtcagAG GTTCTACGCCGGGGGCTCGGAGCGCAGCGGTCAGCAGATCGTGGGCCCCCCGCGCAAGCGTAGCCCCAACGAGCTGGTGGAGGACCTCTTCCGCGGGGCCAAGGAACACGGGGCCGTCGCCGTCGACCGACCCGCCAAGGGGGCCGGGGAGACCAACAGGCCCAAg CCGTTCGCCGGGGGCGGGTACCGCCTGGGCGCCGGCCCGCAGGAGGAGTCGGCCTACGTggccggggagaggaggcaaCAGCAACAGGCCGGGCAGGAC GTCCACGTGGTGCTGAAGCTGTGGAAGGGAGGCTTCAGCCTGGACCAGGGCCAGCTGCGGGCCTACCAGGACCCCGCCAACGCACACTTCCTCGAGTCCATCCGCAGAGG ggagGTCCCGGCCGAGCTGCGTCGGCTGGCGAGGGGCGGGCAGGTGAACCTGGACATGGAGGACCACCGCGACGAAGACTTCGTCAAGCCCAAGGGCTCCTTCAGGGCCTTCACGGGCCAGGGACAGAAGCTGGGCAG cacgGCCCCTCAGGTGCTGAGCTCGGAGCCGGCGGGCTggggggccgccccgccgccgcgccGGGAGCccgagacccccgccccctccggccccgccggc ccgccgcccccctccgcccccgccggcccggacGTGGACGAGTCGCAGCCCACCACCAACGTCCAGGTGCGCCTCGCCGACGGACGGAGGCTCGTCCACAGGTTCAACCACAGCCACAG gATCCGGGACGTCCGCCTCTTCATCGTAGCAGCGTGCCCGGCCATGGCCTCCGCCGGCTTCGTCCTGACCACCACCTTCCCCAACAAAGAGCTCACGGACGAGAGCCAGACGCTCAAGGAAGCCGACCTCCTCAACGCCGTCATCGTCCAGCGGCTAGTGtga
- the LOC114806184 gene encoding tyrosine-protein phosphatase non-receptor type substrate 1-like — protein sequence MAGRPAPGVPDVRQPARWVSAPAGGRVTLPCLVEALEPPGPVLWFRGSGPARRLVYGGRAAPSPAPRVARLHATNRDFSIRLDNVSAEDEGTYFCVKFRARASGPVELGSGPGTRLLLARRRHRTGLLAGLGCFLLLLFLPAAVVSLLRRTSGRTSRRDSSDSRLRPRARSKGPADRDIVYVDLRVGAAGRPARGPPGRREGRCQHAGGRPEGRSEYATIQARPGAVFSEDADPDTETTLPGSRRPRERGETEAGPGYRPSEPEARPLPLLLLAAALLNTPGGGGGVAEETAELEVRQPPGPVSAAAGETVTLNCTLTALVPPGPVRWYRGNGTHRWEIYNFKEGSFPRVTPATLPRSGAELDFSVRLRSIAPADAGTYYCVRFRRGSPADVEFRSGGGTELTVSARPSRPVVTGPTGRLLPGQEGAFTCRAGGFSPRAIGVTWFKNGNRLPAAPARVSPSGGEGVAYEVASTVRVRLAADDVRSQVICEVAHSTLQDPLRGSANLSRTLRVPPEVSVRQMPGPRAPPAGEGPPPTVTVACLVSRFYPAAVRVSWLENGTGPGVGGGGPARPRENKDGTFSLESPLQLNASALRTPTQLTCLVEHDGQPPARASLTLRPASADDARAGPPGGPGRSSPVLIVVSSVCALLSALLVAAVYAVRLNHRKAKGSMSSTRLHQPEKITRDASQAPEPQDLNSDITYADLSLPRGKPSPPPARPPPADDTLAYADLDMVHLDREAKKAGPKEESPPSEYACVHVRPRGP from the exons atgg CGGGCCGCCCGGCGCCCGGCGTCCCCGACGTGCGACAGCCCGCGAGGTGGGTGTCGGCCCCCGCGGGGGGCCGGGTGACCCTGCCCTGCCTGGTGGAGGCCctggagccccccggccccgtgcTGTGGTtccgggggtccggcccggcccggcggctgGTCTACGGCGGgagggcggccccctccccggcccccagggtcGCCCGCCTCCACGCCACCAACCGGGACTTCTCCATCCGCCTGGACAACGTGTCGGCCGAGGACGAGGGCACCTACTTCTGCGTCAAGttccgggcccgggcgtcgggccCGGTGGAGCTGGGCTCCGGGCCCGGGACccgcctcctcctcgcccgcCGGCGCCACCGGACAG GGCTGCTGGCGGGGCTcggctgcttcctcctcctcctcttcctccccgccgcCGTCGTCTCCCTCCTCCGCCGGACCTCAG GGCGGACGTCCCGCCGGGACAG ctcgGACTCCCGGCTTCGCCCTAGGGCCCGGAGCAAG GGCCCGGCCGACCGAGACATCGTGTACGTGGACCTGCGGgtgggggcggccggccggccggcccggggccctccGGGGCGACGGGAGGGCCGCTGCCAACACGCGGGCGGCCGGCCGGAGGGCCGCTCCGAATACGCCACCATCCAAGCCCG GCCGGGCGCGGTCTTCTCCGAGGACGCCGATCCCGACACGGAGACGACCCTCCCGGGCAGCCGGAGACCCCGGGAgcgcggggaaaccgaggcagggcCCGGCTACCGTCCTTCGGAACCCGAG gcccggcccctccccctcctgctcctggcCGCCGCCCTCCTCAACACCCCAG gaggcggcggcggcgtggCGGAGGAGACGGCGGAGCTGGAGGTGAGGCAGCCGCCGGGCCCGGTGTCGGCGGCGGCCGGGGAGACGGTCACCCTCAACTGCACGCTGACGGCCCTGGTGCCGCCCGGCCCCGTCCGCTGGTACCGGGGCAACGGGACCCACCGCTGGGAGATCTACAACTTCAAGGAAGGGTCCTTCCCGCGGGTGACCCCGGCCACCCTGCCCCGCTCCGGGGCCGAGCTGGACTTCTCCGTCCGCCTCCGGAGCATCGCCCCGGCCGACGCCGGCACCTACTACTGCGTCCGCTTCCGCCGGGGGAGCCCCGCCGACGTCGAGTTCCGCTCCGGGGGCGGCACGGAGCTGACCGTGAGCG cgcgtCCGTCGCGTCCGGTGGTGACGGGCCCGACGGGGCGGCTGCTGCCCGGCCAGGAGGGGGCGTTCACGTGCCGGGCCGGCGGCTTCTCCCCGCGCGCCATCGGCGTCACGTGGTTCAAGAACGGCAACCggctcccggcggcccccgcgcgGGTGTCGCCCAGCGGCGGGGAGGGCGTGGCCTACGAGGTGGCCAGCACGGTGCGCGTGCGCCTGGCCGCCGACGACGTCCGCTCCCAGGTCATCTGCGAGGTGGCGCACAGCACGCTCCAGGACCCCCTGCGCGGCTCCGCCAACCTCTCCCGCACCCTCCGAG TGCCCCCGGAGGTGTCGGTGAGGCAGAtgcccggcccccgcgcccctccGGCCGGGGAGGGCCCCCCGCCCACCGTGACGGTCGCCTGCCTGGTCAGCCGCTTCTACCCCGCCGCCGTGCGCGTCAGCTGGCTGGAGAACggcacgggcccgggcgtcgggggcgggggtcccgcccggccccgcgagAACAAGGACGGCACCTTCAGCCTGGAGAGCCCCCTGCAGCTCAACGCCTCGGCCCTGAGGACCCCCACCCAGCTCACCTGCCTGGTGGAGCACGACGGGCAGCCCCCGGCGCGGGCCAGCCTCACCCTCCGCCCCGCGTCCGCCGACGACGCCCGCGCCGGACCCCCGG ggggtccCGGCCGGTCGTCTCCGGTGCTGATCGTGGTGAGCTCGGTGTGCGCGCTACTCTCCGCCCTGCTCGTTGCCGCCGTCTACGCCGTCCGCCTCAACCACAGGAAAG CCAAAGGGTCCATGTCTTCCACGAG GTTACACCAGCCCGAGAAGATCACGCGAGACGCCTCCCAG GCGCCGGAGCCCCAGGACCTGAACAGCGACATCACGTACGCGGACCTGAGCCTGCCCCGGGGGAAgcccagccccccgcccgcccggcccccgcccgcggaCGACACGCTGGCCTACGCCGACCTGGACATGGTCCACCTCGACCGGGAGGCCAAGAAGGCCGGCCCCAAGGAGGAGAGCCCGCCCTCCGAGTACGCCTGCGTCCACGTGCGGCCCCGGGGGCCTTGA